Proteins encoded together in one Neobacillus sp. FSL H8-0543 window:
- a CDS encoding Ig-like domain-containing protein, with protein sequence MRKIFSGLLVFMLLVTLLPMGIGSAATTADNYYPKLYDVYFGNDREVRYGDTISAYARVDHQGYEVDKIRIQMKSTTSMSTFVMTLNYDASAGQWVGYRKVDEPSWIGSSWIADRIIVEDTAGHSRIYSQNYDRHLIGEFFNWNALLIDIVPPADSSQIQEKTYQGTVWKDRVVELTSDFTNNDTLIIEDSTIKSNGFTFTNNGTIILKGNNTFYVKDGWDGYRGYGELILQGPWFHEIGTEAAAKPKINRVTNENSDVITGYGEIGATISIYDTNQEQLYGTGIVGENMRFSIQLADKLEGGSFASGLYISMKGQAPEAGYTYAEIWDVIAPNTPELYTVNELTTKVKGSTNESSTIFIKRDYNSKPIAQGHTDDNLQFSIDVPKQEVGDQFIVTAIDFEGNESEVRHVTVAPKGTPTELSGSYSNAVIYAEDSPYLINGEVSFTNPFVQVEPGVEFIAKDSNYPRIKISQHMYAVGRVDAPITFREVPVMGVKGYFQYAQFLNLNKNKNMLYIQIEELNIYDSKVINTNFHAATGTIERSLFLNAPLYFSQTLNYIQKGNWYAPGIRNNTFVMDSQRYEQAGLNYEPVLRIQGYDEVPVYAVKNNNFITPESLPNILSFTSPEGAKLDLTNNYWGTTNLNMIKEVKLGGDDTILVDPILQAKAEGTISFSFPTKPIVETINNDERVVKGKASPGHTVKIIMDEMYYFTVQAGADGTFSYQIPNKMTKNTNIRVYQIDQNGMASDSVTVKVIDSTPPAKPGVNEVTELSEVVTGTAEASATIEIRTNAAVVATGSATSTGSFSVTIPKQKAGTSLEVTATDDAGNVSENTTVVVKDVTAPALLQVDEVTDKDTTVTGETEPGAVVEVQTNGSVIGFGTAETDGKFSVSIPVQKAGQELAVTAADQAGNISEAAIVFVKDVTAPAKPVVYAVTEWDTTAWGKAEPNSIVEVSVDGNVVGTGSTDKNGDFDVSFPQQKAGTTLIFTVKDEAGNLSEGAKVVVRDATAPAAPVVNEVTDKDRTVTGQAEPGASIEVKQSDTVIGSGTVGADGRFSLAISLPKADAILKITATDKDGNVSEEASVVVKDVTAPAKPVVNEVTDKDTYVSGHAEANSSIEVRVGETLSISATLGNDGAFNYHIGVQKAGTEIVVFVTDKVGHVSEYMTIVVKDTTAPVKPTVNEVDNKSTVVTGTAEAGSTVEVEANGSLVGTGVAGTDGKYTVKVPAQTAGTELSVTARDQAGNVSQAAKVVVSKVSLSGWVLQDGKWYFYDLTTGEEKVGWFKDGGIWYYFAADGVMKTGWLQDGSTWYYFKGSGAMQTGWLQSGSTWYYFKGSGAMQTGWLQSGSTWYYFKSSGAMQTGWLQSGSTWYYFKGSGAMQTGWLYTGGKWYYFKSGGAMQTGRTYISGKWYYFDSNGVWR encoded by the coding sequence ATGCGAAAAATATTTTCAGGTTTATTAGTTTTCATGCTGCTGGTTACATTGTTACCAATGGGTATTGGTTCAGCGGCGACTACAGCGGATAATTATTACCCGAAACTGTATGATGTTTACTTCGGTAATGATCGAGAAGTGAGGTATGGTGATACTATCTCAGCTTATGCCAGGGTTGATCATCAAGGCTATGAAGTGGATAAAATTAGGATACAAATGAAAAGCACGACTTCCATGTCTACGTTTGTCATGACTTTGAACTATGATGCTAGTGCCGGACAATGGGTCGGCTACAGAAAGGTGGACGAGCCTTCGTGGATTGGTTCGAGTTGGATTGCAGACCGGATTATTGTAGAAGATACCGCCGGCCATTCACGAATTTACTCCCAGAACTACGATCGGCATTTAATCGGTGAATTTTTCAATTGGAATGCGCTGTTGATCGATATCGTTCCGCCGGCTGACAGCAGCCAAATCCAAGAGAAAACCTATCAAGGAACGGTATGGAAAGATAGAGTAGTAGAGTTAACGAGTGATTTTACCAATAACGACACACTGATTATTGAAGACTCTACGATTAAATCGAACGGCTTTACCTTCACCAACAATGGCACCATTATTCTAAAAGGTAATAACACCTTCTATGTAAAAGATGGCTGGGACGGCTATCGAGGCTACGGGGAGTTAATTTTGCAAGGGCCTTGGTTCCATGAAATTGGTACAGAAGCTGCTGCAAAGCCGAAAATTAACCGGGTGACGAACGAAAATAGTGATGTCATTACCGGTTATGGAGAGATTGGTGCGACCATCTCGATCTATGATACGAATCAAGAACAGTTGTATGGAACAGGCATCGTTGGCGAGAATATGCGATTCAGTATCCAGTTAGCCGATAAGCTGGAGGGCGGCAGTTTTGCCAGCGGACTGTACATTAGCATGAAGGGGCAGGCTCCTGAAGCCGGCTACACTTACGCCGAGATTTGGGATGTCATTGCACCAAACACGCCTGAGCTTTATACAGTGAATGAGTTAACGACAAAGGTGAAAGGATCTACCAATGAGTCTTCCACCATTTTTATCAAAAGGGATTATAACTCCAAGCCTATTGCTCAAGGTCACACCGATGACAATCTTCAATTTTCGATTGATGTCCCTAAACAAGAGGTCGGCGATCAGTTTATTGTGACCGCCATCGACTTTGAAGGAAATGAAAGTGAAGTGAGACATGTAACAGTGGCACCGAAGGGAACTCCCACAGAGCTATCTGGCTCTTATTCAAATGCGGTTATTTACGCTGAGGATAGTCCCTATCTAATAAATGGCGAGGTTTCCTTTACCAATCCATTTGTGCAAGTGGAACCCGGGGTTGAGTTTATTGCAAAAGATAGCAACTACCCCCGTATTAAAATTAGCCAGCACATGTACGCAGTCGGTCGTGTGGATGCCCCAATTACCTTCCGGGAGGTTCCGGTAATGGGTGTCAAAGGATATTTTCAGTACGCACAATTTTTAAATTTAAATAAAAATAAAAACATGTTATATATCCAAATTGAGGAATTGAATATTTATGATTCTAAAGTAATTAATACCAACTTTCATGCGGCAACTGGCACAATCGAGCGTAGTTTGTTCTTGAATGCACCGCTTTATTTTTCTCAAACCCTTAATTACATCCAAAAAGGGAACTGGTATGCTCCGGGGATCAGAAACAATACGTTTGTGATGGATTCTCAAAGGTATGAGCAGGCTGGTCTTAATTATGAACCTGTTTTGCGAATTCAGGGCTATGATGAGGTACCGGTTTATGCGGTAAAGAATAACAACTTTATCACACCGGAAAGTCTGCCAAACATTCTTTCTTTTACAAGCCCTGAGGGAGCTAAATTAGATCTAACCAATAATTACTGGGGAACCACCAATTTGAACATGATCAAAGAGGTCAAACTAGGCGGGGATGACACTATCCTGGTCGATCCGATTTTACAAGCAAAAGCAGAGGGAACCATCTCCTTTAGCTTTCCAACGAAGCCAATTGTTGAAACGATCAATAATGATGAGCGAGTGGTGAAGGGAAAGGCGTCACCAGGACATACAGTAAAAATTATTATGGATGAAATGTATTATTTTACAGTGCAGGCAGGTGCTGACGGCACCTTTAGTTATCAGATTCCTAACAAGATGACGAAAAATACCAACATCCGAGTGTACCAGATTGATCAAAACGGAATGGCCAGTGATTCTGTGACCGTGAAAGTTATCGATAGTACACCCCCAGCTAAACCTGGTGTAAATGAAGTCACTGAATTATCTGAAGTGGTCACTGGTACAGCGGAGGCCTCTGCAACGATTGAGATTCGTACCAATGCTGCTGTCGTTGCAACGGGGTCTGCAACGAGTACAGGTTCCTTCTCTGTTACTATTCCAAAGCAAAAGGCAGGAACAAGTCTAGAAGTAACCGCCACTGATGATGCGGGGAATGTTAGCGAAAATACAACCGTAGTGGTAAAGGATGTAACAGCACCTGCTCTACTGCAGGTCGATGAAGTAACGGATAAAGATACCACGGTTACAGGGGAAACGGAACCAGGTGCAGTGGTCGAGGTTCAAACGAATGGTTCTGTTATCGGTTTCGGAACAGCTGAAACCGATGGGAAGTTCTCGGTATCGATTCCTGTCCAAAAAGCAGGGCAAGAATTAGCAGTGACCGCGGCGGATCAGGCTGGAAATATCAGTGAAGCAGCGATTGTCTTTGTAAAAGACGTCACTGCACCTGCTAAACCAGTAGTATACGCCGTTACGGAATGGGATACGACGGCATGGGGTAAGGCAGAACCAAACTCCATCGTAGAAGTAAGTGTGGACGGAAATGTGGTCGGTACTGGAAGTACTGATAAAAATGGCGACTTTGATGTGAGCTTCCCACAGCAAAAAGCGGGAACAACTTTAATTTTTACAGTAAAAGACGAAGCAGGAAACCTCAGTGAAGGTGCCAAGGTTGTCGTGAGAGACGCCACTGCGCCTGCCGCACCGGTTGTGAACGAGGTAACTGATAAAGATAGGACGGTTACGGGCCAGGCGGAGCCGGGAGCTTCCATTGAAGTGAAACAATCCGACACAGTCATTGGCTCAGGTACCGTCGGAGCAGACGGCAGGTTTTCTCTTGCGATTTCCCTTCCGAAGGCAGATGCTATTTTAAAAATAACGGCAACAGACAAGGATGGAAATGTCAGCGAAGAGGCATCAGTAGTTGTTAAGGATGTCACCGCACCTGCGAAACCGGTAGTCAATGAAGTTACGGATAAAGATACTTATGTGAGCGGGCATGCGGAAGCAAACAGTTCCATTGAGGTAAGAGTAGGAGAGACGTTGTCCATTTCGGCTACGCTAGGCAACGATGGTGCATTTAACTACCATATTGGTGTTCAAAAAGCGGGAACTGAAATTGTTGTATTCGTTACAGACAAAGTGGGACATGTAAGTGAATATATGACTATCGTGGTGAAGGACACAACGGCGCCTGTAAAACCAACTGTAAACGAGGTTGATAATAAAAGCACGGTGGTAACAGGAACAGCTGAAGCCGGATCAACAGTGGAAGTGGAAGCGAATGGCAGTTTGGTTGGTACGGGGGTTGCCGGAACAGACGGCAAATATACCGTGAAGGTTCCTGCTCAAACAGCTGGAACTGAGTTATCGGTTACTGCCAGAGACCAAGCTGGAAACGTGAGTCAAGCAGCCAAAGTGGTTGTTTCCAAGGTGAGTTTATCCGGATGGGTTCTACAAGATGGTAAATGGTATTTCTATGACCTTACAACTGGAGAAGAGAAGGTTGGCTGGTTTAAAGATGGCGGTATTTGGTATTATTTTGCCGCTGACGGTGTAATGAAAACAGGCTGGCTGCAAGACGGCAGTACTTGGTATTACTTCAAGGGCAGTGGTGCGATGCAAACAGGCTGGCTGCAAAGCGGCTCCACTTGGTATTACTTCAAGGGCAGCGGTGCGATGCAAACAGGCTGGCTGCAAAGCGGCTCCACTTGGTATTACTTCAAGAGCAGCGGTGCGATGCAAACAGGCTGGCTGCAAAGCGGCTCCACTTGGTATTATTTCAAGGGCAGCGGTGCGATGCAAACAGGCTGGCTTTATACCGGCGGCAAGTGGTACTACTTCAAGAGCGGCGGCGCCATGCAGACTGGCAGGACTTATATATCAGGAAAATGGTACTATTTTGATAGTAATGGAGTATGGAGATAA